The Achromobacter pestifer genome includes a region encoding these proteins:
- a CDS encoding phosphonate degradation HD-domain oxygenase, translated as MALTLQDIEQIFLERGHRAYDGESVSHLRHALQTAALAERNGAGAHLITACLLHDLGHLIADRPGTPTLRGLDDKHQYFVLPFLRGLFSPAVLDPIRLHVEAKRYLCYVEPQYEASLSEDSKRSLALQGGSFDAGQAVDFASMPGAPDAIRLRRWDDMAKVPGLATPPLDHFLEIAESISGRVKLAAIW; from the coding sequence ATGGCCTTGACCTTGCAAGATATCGAACAGATTTTCCTGGAGCGCGGGCACCGCGCCTATGACGGCGAATCCGTCAGCCACCTGCGGCATGCGCTGCAGACCGCGGCGCTGGCCGAACGCAACGGCGCCGGCGCCCACCTGATCACTGCCTGCCTGCTGCACGACCTGGGCCATCTCATCGCCGACCGGCCGGGCACGCCCACGCTGCGCGGCCTCGACGACAAGCACCAGTATTTCGTCCTGCCCTTCCTGCGCGGCCTGTTCAGCCCGGCGGTGCTGGACCCTATCCGCCTGCACGTGGAGGCCAAGCGCTACCTCTGCTATGTGGAACCGCAATATGAAGCGTCGCTCTCAGAAGATTCGAAACGCAGCCTGGCGCTGCAGGGGGGCAGTTTCGATGCGGGCCAGGCGGTGGATTTCGCGAGCATGCCGGGCGCGCCGGACGCGATCCGCCTGAGGCGTTGGGACGACATGGCCAAGGTTCCCGGCCTGGCCACGCCGCCCCTGGACCACTTCCTGGAGATCGCCGAGAGCATCTCCGGGCGGGTCAAGCTGGCTGCCATCTGGTAG
- a CDS encoding MFS transporter, translated as MSAAHHDRLPLGALLALAMAGFITILTEALPAGLLPQMAQGLAVSQARIGQTVTIYAIGSLVAAIPLVAATRGVRRRPLLLAAIAGFVLANTVTALSSSYVLTLAARFLAGVSAGLLWALLAGYAARMVPAHQQGRAIAVAMLGAPLALSLGVPAGTFLGALWGWRIGFGIMSLLAVLLMVWVRLRVPDFAGQARGRQLPLRRVFLLPGVRAVLFAVLAFVLAHNILYIYIAPFLASLGMAASTELVLLVFGLSSLVGIWVVGTLIDRHLRVLTLACISLFGLAALALGIAGAMPVMVYLAVGAWGVAFGGSPTLFQTALAKTAGDAADVAQSMLVTAWNTAIAAGGVVGGVLLERLGVAAFVPALLVLLAATLVVAWAARTHGFPASPTRWQPA; from the coding sequence ATGAGCGCCGCCCATCATGACCGCCTGCCGCTGGGCGCCTTGCTGGCGCTGGCCATGGCGGGCTTCATCACGATCCTGACCGAGGCGCTGCCGGCCGGGCTGCTGCCGCAGATGGCGCAGGGCCTGGCCGTGTCGCAGGCCCGCATCGGCCAGACCGTCACGATTTATGCAATCGGTTCGCTGGTGGCGGCGATCCCGTTGGTCGCCGCCACCCGGGGCGTGCGGCGGCGTCCGCTGCTGTTGGCGGCGATCGCCGGGTTCGTGCTGGCCAATACGGTGACCGCGCTGTCGTCCAGCTATGTGCTGACCCTGGCCGCGCGCTTCCTGGCCGGCGTGTCGGCGGGGCTGTTGTGGGCGCTGCTGGCGGGCTACGCCGCGCGCATGGTGCCCGCGCATCAGCAGGGCCGCGCGATCGCGGTGGCGATGCTGGGCGCGCCGCTGGCGCTGTCGCTGGGCGTTCCGGCCGGAACCTTCCTGGGGGCGCTGTGGGGCTGGCGCATCGGCTTCGGCATCATGAGCCTGCTGGCGGTGCTGCTGATGGTCTGGGTGCGCTTGCGGGTGCCGGACTTTGCGGGACAAGCCCGGGGCCGGCAACTGCCGCTGCGACGCGTGTTCCTGCTGCCCGGCGTGCGTGCGGTGCTGTTCGCGGTGCTGGCTTTCGTGTTGGCGCACAACATTCTCTACATCTACATTGCGCCGTTCCTGGCATCGCTGGGGATGGCCGCAAGCACCGAGCTGGTGCTGCTGGTGTTCGGACTGAGCTCCCTCGTCGGCATCTGGGTGGTCGGGACGCTGATCGACCGCCATTTGCGTGTGCTGACCCTGGCCTGCATCAGCCTGTTCGGCCTGGCTGCGCTGGCGCTGGGCATCGCGGGCGCCATGCCGGTCATGGTCTATCTGGCGGTGGGCGCCTGGGGCGTGGCGTTCGGCGGCTCGCCGACGCTGTTCCAGACGGCGTTGGCCAAGACGGCGGGCGATGCCGCCGACGTTGCGCAGTCCATGCTGGTCACCGCCTGGAATACGGCGATTGCCGCGGGCGGCGTGGTCGGCGGCGTGCTGCTCGAACGCTTGGGCGTGGCGGCGTTCGTGCCGGCGCTACTGGTGTTGCTGGCGGCGACCCTGGTGGTCGCCTGGGCCGCCAGGACGCACGGCTTTCCGGCCAGCCCTACCAGATGGCAGCCAGCTTGA
- a CDS encoding serine hydrolase domain-containing protein has product MKHSTFSLRQRTPPAHLPARIQAVVQQALDDRRLVGAVVLVARDGELIHQLAAGHADRESARPMALDTVFRLASVSKPIVSSAALALVAQGRLELDASIGRWLPEFQPRLADGRPARITARQLLSHTAGLGYRFFETDAHGPYAQAGVSDGMDASDRSLQENLRRLAGVPLLYEPGTAWGYSLATDVLGALIERIEDTTLDDAVRRRVTGPLGMTDTGFVARDPQRVATAYVNGSPQPQRLAEGETVAVFDGTVGIAYSPARIFDAGAYPSGGAGMAGTAGDFLRLLETLRQGGGALLPGELVAEMGRDQTGGRELPNAPGFGFGLGFSVLRDPVAAASPESPGTWRWGGAYGHSWFVDQAQGLSVVAFTNTLYEGMSGRYVADLRDAAYGALESGR; this is encoded by the coding sequence ATGAAACACTCCACATTTTCCTTGCGCCAGCGCACGCCGCCCGCGCATCTTCCCGCCCGGATCCAGGCGGTCGTCCAGCAGGCGTTGGACGACAGGCGATTGGTCGGCGCCGTCGTGCTGGTAGCTCGCGACGGCGAGCTGATCCACCAGTTGGCCGCGGGCCATGCCGACCGCGAAAGCGCGCGTCCCATGGCGCTGGATACGGTCTTCCGGCTGGCCTCCGTGAGCAAGCCGATCGTCTCCAGCGCTGCGCTGGCGCTGGTGGCGCAAGGCCGGCTTGAGCTGGACGCCAGCATCGGCCGCTGGCTGCCCGAGTTCCAGCCCAGGCTGGCCGATGGCCGCCCGGCTCGCATCACGGCGCGGCAATTGCTGAGCCACACGGCAGGCCTGGGCTACCGCTTCTTCGAAACCGATGCGCATGGACCCTATGCGCAGGCCGGCGTGTCGGACGGCATGGACGCGTCCGACCGCAGCCTGCAGGAAAACCTGCGCCGCCTCGCCGGCGTGCCGCTGCTGTATGAGCCGGGCACGGCCTGGGGGTACTCGCTGGCGACCGACGTGTTGGGCGCGCTGATCGAACGCATCGAGGACACGACGCTGGACGACGCGGTGCGGCGCAGGGTAACCGGTCCGTTGGGCATGACCGATACGGGTTTCGTCGCGCGCGATCCGCAGCGCGTGGCCACCGCCTATGTGAACGGCTCGCCGCAACCGCAGCGCCTGGCCGAGGGCGAGACGGTCGCGGTTTTCGATGGCACGGTCGGCATCGCATACAGTCCGGCCCGCATCTTCGATGCGGGGGCCTACCCTTCGGGCGGCGCGGGCATGGCGGGCACCGCCGGAGATTTCCTGCGGCTGCTGGAAACCTTGCGCCAGGGAGGCGGCGCGCTCCTGCCCGGCGAGCTGGTCGCGGAGATGGGGCGTGACCAGACAGGCGGCCGGGAACTGCCCAATGCGCCGGGCTTCGGTTTTGGCCTGGGCTTTTCAGTGCTGCGCGACCCCGTCGCCGCTGCCTCGCCGGAATCGCCTGGCACCTGGCGCTGGGGCGGCGCCTACGGCCATTCATGGTTCGTGGATCAGGCGCAGGGCCTGAGCGTGGTCGCCTTCACCAACACGCTGTATGAAGGCATGTCCGGCCGCTACGTCGCCGATCTGCGCGATGCGGCCTATGGCGCGCTGGAGTCCGGTCGATGA
- a CDS encoding LysR family transcriptional regulator — translation MDSLNGFVVFVQVAETRSFVAAGRLLGVSASAIGKSVARLEEKLGVRLFHRSTRSVTLTAEGALFLERSRRILAEIEAAELELSQAAGAPRGRLRVSLPLVSGLVLPVLGEFMREYPDIELDLDFTDRMVDVIEEGFDAVVRTGEPADSRLSARRLGAFQILLVASPGYLANRGTPKVPADLLRHSCLHYRFPSSGKLETWALRQAAGEPELQLPVSMICNNIETRACFALQGLGIAYLPDFSIREPLADGSLVPVLAGHVERTNVFHVLWPASKHPSPKVRALVDFLCSRVFADAKAAKPDGRSRR, via the coding sequence ATGGACAGCCTGAATGGCTTCGTCGTGTTTGTGCAGGTTGCCGAAACGCGCAGCTTCGTCGCCGCCGGCCGGCTGCTGGGCGTGTCGGCATCCGCCATCGGCAAGAGCGTCGCGCGGCTGGAGGAAAAGCTCGGCGTGCGCCTGTTCCACCGCAGCACGCGCAGCGTCACCCTGACGGCCGAAGGCGCGCTGTTCCTGGAGCGCAGCCGCCGCATCCTGGCCGAGATCGAGGCGGCCGAACTGGAGCTATCGCAAGCCGCCGGCGCGCCGCGCGGACGCTTGCGCGTCAGCCTGCCGCTGGTCAGCGGGCTGGTGCTGCCGGTGCTGGGCGAATTCATGCGCGAGTATCCCGACATCGAACTCGACCTGGACTTCACCGACCGCATGGTCGACGTCATCGAGGAAGGCTTCGACGCCGTGGTGCGCACGGGCGAACCGGCCGACTCCCGGCTGTCGGCCCGCCGCCTGGGCGCCTTCCAGATCCTGCTGGTCGCCTCGCCCGGCTACCTGGCAAACCGGGGCACACCCAAGGTGCCGGCCGATCTGTTGCGGCACAGCTGCCTGCATTACCGCTTTCCCAGCAGCGGCAAGCTGGAGACCTGGGCGCTGCGACAAGCGGCCGGCGAGCCCGAACTGCAACTGCCCGTCTCGATGATCTGCAACAACATCGAAACGCGCGCCTGCTTCGCGCTGCAAGGGCTGGGCATCGCCTACCTGCCGGATTTCTCCATCCGCGAACCCCTGGCGGACGGCAGCCTGGTACCGGTGCTGGCGGGGCATGTGGAGCGCACCAACGTCTTCCACGTGCTCTGGCCCGCCAGCAAGCACCCGTCGCCGAAAGTGCGGGCGCTGGTGGACTTTCTTTGCTCAAGAGTGTTCGCGGACGCCAAGGCGGCCAAGCCCGACGGCCGCTCCAGGCGCTAG
- a CDS encoding sulfurtransferase: MTMTLISAADLAARLEAPDVRVFDVRHDLSNHAAGRQAYDAGHIPGARYLNHETELAAARSGKNGRHPLPSRAAFGALMAAHGVTPRTLVVAYDASGGMYAAHLWWMLRWLGHDQVAVLDGGWQGWTAAGLPTATEAVAAVRAGEPVEPGPSLAGSVDAQAVLDNISRPAFTVIDARAANRYRGEVEPMDPVAGHIPGALNRPNGENLQADGRFKPAAQLREEFASLLDGRDPAAIVHQCGSGITACHNLLSMEIAGLSGSRLYPGSWSEWCSDPSRPVAKGA; this comes from the coding sequence ATGACGATGACCCTGATTTCCGCCGCCGACCTGGCCGCGCGCCTGGAGGCGCCCGACGTGCGCGTGTTCGATGTGCGCCACGACCTGAGCAATCACGCGGCGGGCCGTCAGGCCTATGATGCCGGCCATATTCCCGGCGCCCGCTACCTGAACCACGAAACCGAGCTGGCCGCGGCCCGCAGCGGCAAGAACGGCCGCCATCCGCTGCCCTCGCGCGCCGCGTTTGGCGCGCTCATGGCCGCCCATGGCGTGACGCCCCGGACCCTGGTGGTGGCGTATGACGCCAGCGGCGGCATGTACGCCGCGCACCTGTGGTGGATGCTGCGCTGGCTCGGACACGACCAGGTGGCCGTGCTGGACGGCGGCTGGCAGGGTTGGACCGCCGCCGGGCTGCCGACCGCGACCGAAGCCGTTGCAGCCGTGCGCGCGGGCGAGCCGGTCGAGCCGGGCCCCTCGCTGGCCGGCTCGGTGGACGCCCAGGCGGTGCTGGACAATATTTCCCGTCCGGCTTTCACCGTGATCGATGCTCGCGCGGCCAACCGCTATCGCGGCGAGGTCGAGCCCATGGACCCGGTGGCCGGCCATATCCCGGGCGCCCTGAACCGTCCCAACGGCGAGAACCTCCAGGCCGACGGCCGCTTCAAGCCGGCCGCGCAGTTGCGCGAGGAATTCGCCAGCCTGCTGGATGGCCGTGATCCCGCGGCCATCGTGCACCAGTGCGGCTCGGGCATCACGGCCTGCCACAATCTGTTGTCCATGGAGATCGCGGGCCTGTCGGGTTCGCGGCTGTATCCCGGGTCCTGGAGCGAGTGGTGCAGCGACCCCTCCCGCCCGGTGGCCAAGGGCGCGTAG
- a CDS encoding DMT family transporter, which yields MQALWMLLASAMFAIMGSFVKLGTEHGASLPQVVLFRGLPSVILLLIWARAGRQSIIPVSWKLHLWRNLSGVTSMWLGFFAIAHLPLATATSLNYTAPLFIACWMLGWGGAQRDSVRIVAVALGFLGVIAVLRPSINEDQWLAALLAMTAGAMSAIAMMQIRQLGRVGEPEWRTVLFFSVAVCVSSLAGLLFEGWGHADWTGYLSLLGVGVTGLFGQLAMTRAFGLGSALLTAALQYSTIIFAALLGMGIWGEQLDALAWAGMGLIIFAGLLSIWRTMRDPKPA from the coding sequence ATGCAGGCACTCTGGATGTTGCTGGCGTCCGCCATGTTCGCCATCATGGGTTCGTTCGTGAAGCTCGGCACCGAACACGGCGCCTCGCTGCCGCAAGTCGTGCTCTTTCGCGGGCTGCCCTCGGTCATCCTGCTGCTGATCTGGGCCCGCGCCGGCCGCCAGTCCATCATCCCCGTCAGCTGGAAACTCCACCTGTGGCGCAACCTGTCCGGCGTCACCTCGATGTGGCTGGGTTTCTTCGCCATCGCCCATCTGCCCCTGGCCACGGCCACCAGCCTGAACTACACGGCGCCGCTGTTCATCGCCTGTTGGATGCTGGGCTGGGGCGGCGCGCAGCGGGATTCCGTGCGCATCGTGGCGGTGGCGCTGGGGTTCCTGGGCGTGATCGCGGTGCTGCGGCCCAGCATCAACGAGGACCAGTGGCTGGCCGCCTTGCTGGCGATGACCGCCGGCGCCATGTCGGCCATCGCCATGATGCAGATCCGCCAGTTGGGCCGGGTCGGCGAACCCGAATGGCGCACCGTGCTGTTCTTCTCCGTGGCCGTTTGCGTGTCCAGCCTGGCCGGCCTGTTGTTCGAGGGCTGGGGCCACGCCGACTGGACCGGCTATCTGTCGTTACTGGGCGTGGGCGTGACGGGCCTGTTCGGCCAGTTGGCCATGACCCGCGCCTTCGGCCTGGGGTCGGCGCTGCTGACCGCGGCGTTGCAGTACAGCACCATCATCTTCGCGGCCTTGCTGGGCATGGGCATTTGGGGCGAGCAGCTGGACGCCCTGGCCTGGGCCGGCATGGGCCTGATCATTTTCGCGGGCCTGCTGTCGATATGGCGCACCATGCGCGATCCCAAGCCAGCCTGA
- the htpX gene encoding protease HtpX has protein sequence MKRIVLFVITNLAVMLVLSATLRILGVDRYITANGLNLNALLIFSVVVGFTGAIISLLISKPMAKWSTGAQVLDPNSPRNQREAWLVDTVHQLADRAGIGRPEVAIYEGAPNAFATGAFKNDSLVAVSTGLLESMSEEEVAAVLAHEVAHIANGDMVTLTLIQGVVNTFVVFLARVVGYFIDRVVFKNERGIGPGYYITVLVCEIIFGVLASIIVAWFSRQREYRADAGSAHLMGAREPMIRALARLGGLEPGELPKSFEASGITGKGGLAAMFASHPPIPARIAALQNARVA, from the coding sequence ATGAAACGCATCGTCCTTTTCGTCATCACCAACCTGGCTGTCATGCTGGTGCTGTCGGCCACGCTACGCATCCTGGGCGTGGACCGGTACATCACCGCCAACGGCCTGAACCTCAACGCCCTGCTGATCTTCTCGGTGGTGGTGGGCTTCACCGGCGCGATCATCTCGCTCTTGATCAGCAAGCCCATGGCCAAGTGGAGCACCGGCGCGCAAGTGCTGGACCCGAACTCGCCCCGCAACCAGCGCGAAGCCTGGCTGGTCGACACCGTGCACCAGCTGGCCGACCGCGCCGGCATCGGCCGCCCGGAAGTCGCCATCTATGAAGGCGCGCCCAACGCGTTCGCCACCGGCGCGTTCAAGAACGACTCGCTGGTCGCCGTGTCGACGGGCCTGCTGGAAAGCATGAGCGAAGAAGAAGTCGCCGCCGTGCTGGCGCACGAGGTCGCCCACATCGCCAACGGCGACATGGTCACGCTGACCCTGATCCAGGGCGTGGTGAACACCTTCGTCGTGTTCCTGGCCCGCGTGGTCGGCTACTTCATCGACCGCGTGGTGTTCAAGAACGAACGCGGCATCGGCCCGGGCTACTACATCACCGTGCTGGTCTGTGAAATCATTTTCGGCGTCCTGGCCTCGATCATCGTGGCCTGGTTCTCGCGCCAGCGCGAGTACCGTGCCGACGCCGGCTCGGCCCACCTGATGGGCGCCCGCGAACCCATGATCCGCGCCCTGGCCCGCCTGGGCGGCCTGGAGCCGGGCGAGCTGCCCAAGTCCTTCGAGGCCTCGGGCATCACCGGCAAGGGCGGCCTGGCCGCGATGTTCGCCTCGCACCCGCCGATCCCGGCCCGCATCGCCGCGCTGCAAAACGCCCGCGTGGCCTAA
- a CDS encoding L-serine ammonia-lyase: MAVSVFDLFKIGIGPSSSHTVGPMRAALLFAQGLERDGLMPSVAAVRAELYGSLGATGKGHGTDKGVLLGLMGEAPDTVDPAAIAGMVASVRASRQLPLLGRHPVPFIEKEHMMFYRREAMAEHPNGMKFHAFDANGESLREARYLSVGGGFVVTAGASNSQVIAAHDQLPYPFRMGRELMAMCRENGLTVAQLMMKNELTWRDEAEVHAGLDRIWQVMQDCVSRGCGINYPEADGELPGPLRVRRRAPELYRNLTQRAERTLSDPLSVMDWVNLYAMAVNEENAAGGRVVTAPTNGAAGIIPAVLHYYDRFVPGSNREGVRDFLLTAAAVGLLYKYNASLSGAEVGCQGEVGVACSMAAGGLAAALGGTVEQVENAAEIGMEHNLGLTCDPVGGLVQIPCIERNAMASIKAVNAARMALRGDGQHYVSLDSVIKTMRETGADMKTKYKETARGGLAVNIVEC; encoded by the coding sequence GTGGCCGTTTCCGTATTCGACCTGTTCAAGATAGGCATAGGCCCGTCTAGCTCCCATACGGTGGGACCCATGCGGGCCGCCCTGTTGTTCGCGCAAGGCCTGGAACGCGACGGGCTCATGCCCAGCGTGGCCGCGGTGCGCGCCGAGCTCTACGGGTCGCTGGGCGCCACTGGCAAGGGCCACGGCACCGACAAGGGCGTGCTGCTGGGCCTGATGGGCGAAGCGCCCGACACCGTCGACCCTGCCGCCATTGCCGGCATGGTCGCGTCGGTGCGCGCCAGCCGCCAGTTGCCGCTGTTGGGACGCCATCCGGTTCCTTTCATCGAAAAGGAACACATGATGTTCTACCGCCGCGAAGCCATGGCGGAGCATCCTAACGGCATGAAGTTTCACGCCTTTGACGCCAATGGCGAGTCGCTGCGCGAGGCCCGCTACCTGTCGGTGGGTGGCGGCTTCGTGGTGACGGCCGGCGCGTCCAACAGCCAGGTCATCGCCGCGCACGACCAATTGCCGTACCCGTTCCGCATGGGCCGCGAGCTGATGGCCATGTGCCGCGAGAACGGCCTGACGGTGGCGCAGCTGATGATGAAGAACGAGCTGACCTGGCGCGACGAGGCCGAGGTGCACGCCGGGCTGGACCGCATCTGGCAGGTGATGCAGGACTGCGTGTCGCGCGGCTGTGGCATCAATTACCCCGAAGCGGACGGCGAACTGCCCGGCCCCTTGCGCGTGCGCCGCCGCGCGCCCGAGCTGTACCGCAATCTGACTCAGCGCGCCGAGCGCACGCTGTCCGATCCCCTGTCCGTGATGGACTGGGTCAATCTGTACGCCATGGCGGTCAACGAAGAGAACGCCGCGGGCGGGCGCGTGGTGACGGCGCCGACCAACGGCGCGGCCGGCATCATCCCCGCCGTGCTGCACTACTACGACCGCTTCGTGCCCGGCTCCAACCGCGAGGGCGTGCGCGATTTCCTGCTGACCGCGGCGGCCGTGGGCCTGCTGTACAAGTACAACGCCTCGCTGTCGGGCGCCGAGGTCGGCTGCCAGGGCGAGGTCGGCGTGGCCTGCTCGATGGCGGCGGGCGGCCTGGCCGCGGCCCTGGGCGGCACGGTCGAACAGGTCGAGAACGCGGCCGAGATCGGCATGGAGCACAACCTGGGCCTGACCTGCGACCCCGTGGGCGGCCTGGTCCAGATTCCCTGTATCGAGCGCAATGCCATGGCCTCCATCAAGGCCGTGAACGCCGCCCGCATGGCGCTGCGCGGCGACGGCCAGCATTACGTGTCGCTGGATTCCGTCATCAAGACCATGCGCGAAACCGGCGCCGACATGAAGACCAAGTACAAGGAAACCGCGCGCGGCGGGCTGGCGGTGAACATCGTCGAGTGCTGA
- a CDS encoding Na/Pi cotransporter family protein, with protein sequence MSGLITLLDFAGYVALLLWGVHMVQTGVQRAFGAALGAALGKALGTRLRAFAAGLGITAALQSSTATGLMITGFAAGGVVGLAPALAAMLGANVGTTLIVQLLSFDLTSLAPILILVGVWMFRRYPPGRTRDLGRVFIGLGLLLLSLHQLVELFQPFQTAPMLGMILDALSTQPVATVLLAAAFTWAAHSSVAVVVLVMSLASHHMVAPHVAFALVLGANLGTAINPMIEGVTGDDPAARRLPLGNLLTRVLGVLAGLMLLPYLQPMMSELASDPARAVANFHTLFNAVIALVFLPLLTPYAALLTRWLPKRADPNDPSRPQYLDEWAHDVPAVALGNAAREALRMADMLQTLLLYARAGFKRDNRHRMVQARQLDAALDKLENAITTYLATLDQENMTREDIQRLDDILAFTSNIGHAGDIANHGLLSHIGKLRKQGWVFSPEQRASLDDTLGQLISNQRTAAALFVNDDLRQARALAGEKARFRSIETNAADTHLQKIKGGEVDAAEVGALYLDILRDMKGINSHLVGAAAYPLLARHGELLPSRLREAGN encoded by the coding sequence ATGTCCGGACTCATTACCCTGCTTGACTTCGCCGGCTACGTCGCCCTCCTCCTGTGGGGCGTGCACATGGTCCAAACAGGCGTGCAGCGCGCCTTCGGGGCCGCGCTGGGCGCGGCATTGGGCAAGGCGCTCGGCACCCGGCTGCGGGCCTTCGCCGCCGGGCTCGGCATCACCGCCGCATTGCAGAGCAGCACGGCTACCGGCCTGATGATCACCGGCTTCGCGGCCGGCGGGGTCGTCGGCCTGGCGCCGGCCCTGGCCGCCATGCTGGGCGCCAACGTCGGCACCACCCTGATCGTCCAACTGCTGTCCTTCGACCTGACCTCCCTCGCCCCCATCCTGATCCTGGTGGGCGTGTGGATGTTCCGCCGCTATCCGCCGGGGCGCACCCGCGATCTGGGCCGGGTCTTCATCGGCCTGGGCCTCTTGCTGCTGTCGCTGCACCAACTGGTCGAACTGTTCCAGCCGTTCCAGACCGCGCCCATGCTGGGCATGATCCTGGACGCGCTGTCGACCCAACCCGTGGCTACCGTGCTGTTGGCGGCCGCCTTCACCTGGGCGGCACATTCCAGCGTGGCCGTGGTGGTGCTGGTCATGTCCCTGGCCAGCCATCACATGGTGGCGCCTCACGTCGCGTTTGCGCTGGTGCTGGGGGCCAACCTGGGCACCGCCATCAACCCCATGATCGAAGGCGTGACCGGCGACGACCCCGCCGCCCGCCGCCTGCCGCTGGGCAACCTGCTGACGCGGGTGCTGGGCGTGCTGGCCGGCCTGATGCTGCTGCCCTACCTGCAGCCGATGATGAGCGAACTGGCATCCGACCCGGCCCGCGCCGTGGCCAACTTCCACACGCTGTTCAACGCCGTCATCGCGCTGGTGTTCCTGCCGCTGCTGACGCCCTACGCCGCCCTGCTGACCCGCTGGCTGCCCAAGCGCGCGGATCCGAACGATCCGTCGCGCCCCCAGTACCTGGACGAATGGGCCCACGACGTGCCGGCCGTGGCCCTGGGCAACGCGGCGCGCGAAGCCCTGCGCATGGCCGACATGCTGCAGACCCTGCTGCTCTACGCCCGCGCCGGCTTCAAGCGTGACAACCGCCACCGCATGGTGCAGGCGCGCCAGTTGGACGCCGCGCTGGACAAGCTGGAGAACGCCATCACGACCTACCTGGCCACCCTGGACCAGGAGAACATGACGCGCGAGGACATCCAGCGCCTGGACGACATCCTGGCCTTCACCAGCAATATCGGCCATGCCGGCGACATCGCCAACCACGGCCTGCTCAGCCACATCGGCAAACTGCGCAAGCAGGGCTGGGTCTTTTCGCCCGAGCAGCGCGCCAGCCTGGACGACACGCTGGGCCAGCTTATCTCCAACCAGCGCACCGCCGCCGCCCTGTTCGTCAACGACGACCTGCGCCAGGCCCGTGCGCTGGCAGGCGAAAAAGCGCGCTTCCGCTCGATCGAGACCAACGCGGCGGACACGCACCTGCAGAAAATCAAAGGGGGCGAGGTCGATGCCGCCGAGGTGGGCGCGCTGTACCTGGATATCCTGCGCGACATGAAGGGCATCAATTCCCATCTGGTGGGGGCGGCCGCCTACCCTCTGCTGGCTCGCCACGGCGAGCTGCTGCCCAGCCGCCTGCGCGAAGCCGGCAACTGA
- a CDS encoding dienelactone hydrolase family protein, giving the protein MSFSAAAGNVAPTVIHTDTQGLVHGDFKLPVADGTIAAYYAAPEGKRDLPIVLVVQEIFGVHEHVKDLCRRVAKAGYLAVAANLYERQGDASVYTDIPKLIAELVSKVPDEQVFADLDASVAWAAAHGGDVKRVAVTGFCWGGRLTWMYAAHNPDVKAGVAWYGKLSVGHGPLIKRFAFDVVNDLHAPVLGLYGGKDASIPLADVETMKAKLADGNDNARRSEFVVYPEADHAFLADYRASYKAEAAQDGWKRMLEWFKRYL; this is encoded by the coding sequence ATGAGTTTTTCCGCCGCAGCCGGCAATGTCGCGCCCACCGTGATCCATACGGACACCCAGGGGCTGGTCCACGGAGATTTCAAGCTGCCCGTGGCCGACGGCACGATCGCCGCCTATTACGCCGCGCCCGAAGGCAAGCGCGACCTGCCCATCGTGCTGGTGGTGCAGGAAATCTTCGGCGTGCACGAGCACGTCAAGGACCTGTGCCGCCGGGTCGCCAAGGCCGGCTACCTCGCCGTCGCCGCCAATCTCTACGAACGCCAGGGCGACGCGTCGGTCTACACCGACATCCCCAAACTCATCGCCGAACTGGTCAGCAAGGTGCCGGACGAGCAGGTCTTTGCCGACCTGGACGCCAGCGTGGCCTGGGCGGCCGCGCACGGCGGTGACGTCAAGCGCGTGGCCGTGACGGGCTTCTGCTGGGGCGGCCGCCTGACCTGGATGTACGCCGCGCACAATCCCGACGTGAAGGCGGGCGTGGCCTGGTACGGCAAGCTCAGCGTGGGCCATGGCCCGCTGATCAAGCGTTTCGCCTTCGATGTGGTCAACGACCTGCACGCGCCGGTGCTGGGCCTGTACGGCGGCAAGGACGCCAGCATCCCGCTGGCCGATGTCGAAACCATGAAGGCCAAGCTGGCCGACGGCAACGACAACGCCCGGCGCTCGGAATTCGTGGTGTACCCCGAGGCCGACCACGCCTTCCTGGCGGACTATCGCGCCAGCTACAAGGCCGAGGCCGCGCAGGACGGCTGGAAGCGCATGCTGGAGTGGTTCAAGCGTTATTTGTAG